A segment of the Novipirellula caenicola genome:
CTGTTGAAGTTCGAGCTACATGAGAATCAACGCGATCACATCGTCTTGACCAGTGCGGTGGAGCTTGCGGCAACGGACTTTCATCAACGTCTGTCCGAAACCGTGGCCCAGTCCAGTGATCAAGACTTGTTGGTGTTCATTCATGGCTACAACGTGGGTTTCGAGGCAGCGGTGCAGCGCACCGCTCAAATCGCAGTCGATCTTCCCTTCGAAGGCGTCCCGGTTTGCTACAGCTGGCCCTCGCAAGCGTCGTTGATGGGGTACACGATCGACGAAAACAACTCGGAGTGGACGATCGCCCATTTGAAGCAGTTTCTAACCGAGCTGGCCGAAGAATCCGGCGCGAAATCGATCAATGTCGTCGCCCACAGTATGGGCAATCGAGCGATGACGGCGGCGATGCAGCAAATCCGCTGGGAACTGCCCATCGATGCGCCCGCTCCGTTTGATCGTATCGTTCTGGCCGCTCCCGACGTTGACGCCGACCGCTTCCGTCGCGACTTGGCGCCTGCCCTGTTGGATGTTTCCAATCAAGTCACGCTGTACGCATCGTCGGACGATCAAGCGTTGATCGCATCCAAGAAGGTGCACGGCTATCCACGCGCCGGTGAGAGTGGCGACAACATCGTAGTGGTTCCTGGCGTCGAGACGATTGACGTCAGCGGCATCGACCTCAGCCTGCTCGGGCACAGCTATTACGGCGACAACGAATCGATGTTGCGAGACCTATACGAGCTCGTTCGTTCACGCTTGCCAGCACCGCAGCGAAACATGTTGATCGCCAAACAAGCCGGCGAGCTGATTTACTGGCAACTCGCCCAGCAAGCACCCGTTCCACTGCGGTAGGTTGGGCTACCGCTTGTGATCAGACGCAACTGTGGAATTGACTTCCAGCCTGTCATCAAGCAACTGCATCGTCCCCACGCCAGCGTGTCTGGCAAAAGCCAAGCCTTACCAATTTCAAGTCTTCTTCACCCATGAGCCACGCTCGCGGGGGCTGAAAGAAGATGTCCCTGCGATGACAGGCTAGAAGCCAATTCCACAAAAAGAACCCAAGGCTCGGCATCAGCGGAACCTTGGGTTGATCGTTTTCAACAAGCAATTCTTATCGTGCGAAAGCTTCTGTCTTACGAGTTCTTGGGGGCCTTACGCAGCTGGATCCATTCGCTGTGGAAAGTGCCTTCCATGTCGGTGCGTTGGTAGGTGTGAGCACCAAAGTAATCGCGTTGGGCTTGCAGCATGTTGGCTGGCAGACGAGCCATCCGGTAGCCGTCGTAGTAGCACAATGCGGTGCTGAACGCAGGCACAGGGATGCCAAGGATCGACGCCGCCGCGACCACGGCTCGCCACTTCTCTTGGGCGTTCTCGACCGCCTTCTCAAAGAATGGGTGCAACAACAAGTTTTCCAGGTTCGGGTTCTCGTCGAACGCTTCCTTGATGCGATCCAAGAAGACCGCGCGGATGATGCAACCGCCACGCCACAGCAATGCACAATCACCGTAGTTGAGGTCCCATTTGTGCTCGGCCGATGCCGCTTGCAGTTGCACAAAACCTTGAGCGTAGCTGACGATCTTCGATGCATACAATGCTTGGCGGACTGCTTCGATGAAGGCTTCGCGATCGCCGACCAATTTCATTGCTGCCGCTCGCATCTCAGGGTTGGATGCTTCGGAGGGACCGTTGAGCGTTTTGCTGGCTCGCACGCGAGCTTCTTTCTGAGCCGACAAACCGCGAGCGAACACGGCGGTCGTGACCAACGTGCTAGGCACGCCGAGATCCAGTGCCAATTGGCTCATCCATTTTCCGGTTCCTTTGGCACCGGCAACGTCCAAGATCTTGTCGACGAGGTAGCCGTCACCACCTTGGTCGTCTTTGACGCTGAAAATATCGCGGCTGATTTCGATCAAGTAGCTCGACAAGTCACCTTGGTTCCATTTGTCGAACACGTCATACAGTTCGTCGTTGGACAGTCCGCCGACTTCGCGAAGCAACTGGTAGCCTTCGCAAATCAGTTGCATGTCGCCGTACTCGATCCCGTTGTGGACCATTTTGACGTAGTGACCGGCACCGCGAGGGCCAACCCATTCGCAACAAGGGATGTCGTCATTCGGTCCGACCTTGGCCGAGATCGCTTGGAACATCTCTTTGACTTCGGGCCAAGCCGCTTCGCTGCCGCCAGGCATCATACTTGGGCCCAACAACGCGCCTTCTTCGCCACCGGAAACGCCGCAGCCACAGAACAGCAATCCCGCTTCTTCGACCTTCTTGGTTCGTCGCTCGGTATCGGCGTAATGCGTGTTACCACCATCGATGATGATGTCGCCAGGCTCGCATAGTGGGATCAATTGGTCGATGATCGCGTCAACCGCGGGGCCTGCCTTGACCAACATCATCAATTTACGAGGCCGTTTGACCGATTTGACAAACTCTTCGATCGTGTGAGTGCCGACAAAATTTTTGCCTTTGGCACGACCGTTGATCAGCTCGTCAACTTTCTCGGTTGTCCGATTGTAGACGGCGACTTTGTAGCCGCGACTTTCGACGTTCAAAGCCAGGTTTTCGCCCATCACTGCCAATCCGATGAGGCCAAAATCGCAATCGCCGCTCATAATTTTTCCAGAGTTCGAGAAGGTGTCTTGTTGAATGTTTCGGCGGATTTTAGACGCTGGGGGCCTAGCGGGGAAGATCCGACAGTGGGGGAAGTGGGATTGAGTGAGGAGTGAGGAGTGAGCCAGAGGGGGAGACACGGAGAGGGTAGACACGGAGAGGGGGAGCGTAGCGATCAAATTCACCCTCCCTGCGGGAGGGTCGGCCGCTGGATGCGGCCGGGGAGGGCTAGGGACCTTGAACCGGCAGCGTCCATTTCTAACACTTCGAGCCCCACCCAGATCCGGCTGCCGCCGACTCTGACCTCCCCAGCGGGGAGGTGAAACACGAATTCACCCTCCCTGTGGGTGGGTCGGCCGCCAAGCGGCCGGGGAGGGCTAGGGACCTTGAACTGGCAGCGTCCATTTCTAACACTTCAAGCCCCACCCAGATCCGGCTGCCGCCGACTCTGACCTCCCCAGAAGGGAGGTGAAACACGGATTTACCCTCCCTGTGGGAGGGTCGGCCGCTGGA
Coding sequences within it:
- a CDS encoding alpha/beta hydrolase, with translation MRFPVPIAGSFCVLMTLVGCSSKQANEADGWQANQEAAVETVPNSNPEHSFVAPSPEPIAKSNSDLRRESAPQPEYSVLPPQPDARFQSPQAMQLEPRAMQSPQAMQMQAPAMQMQATAAAETRRSLPAGTQHDADAGYATVQVFYATDRMRGPLSLADYEITGQKQVVQLIAVVSIALFLFALVNWMRGRTRTGGLAAMMGAATACLAAAFISMGQANIEKHGVTYLGDRGTLVRGICEVTVPDSHRRGLVERPSLLKFELHENQRDHIVLTSAVELAATDFHQRLSETVAQSSDQDLLVFIHGYNVGFEAAVQRTAQIAVDLPFEGVPVCYSWPSQASLMGYTIDENNSEWTIAHLKQFLTELAEESGAKSINVVAHSMGNRAMTAAMQQIRWELPIDAPAPFDRIVLAAPDVDADRFRRDLAPALLDVSNQVTLYASSDDQALIASKKVHGYPRAGESGDNIVVVPGVETIDVSGIDLSLLGHSYYGDNESMLRDLYELVRSRLPAPQRNMLIAKQAGELIYWQLAQQAPVPLR
- the gnd gene encoding decarboxylating NADP(+)-dependent phosphogluconate dehydrogenase — translated: MSGDCDFGLIGLAVMGENLALNVESRGYKVAVYNRTTEKVDELINGRAKGKNFVGTHTIEEFVKSVKRPRKLMMLVKAGPAVDAIIDQLIPLCEPGDIIIDGGNTHYADTERRTKKVEEAGLLFCGCGVSGGEEGALLGPSMMPGGSEAAWPEVKEMFQAISAKVGPNDDIPCCEWVGPRGAGHYVKMVHNGIEYGDMQLICEGYQLLREVGGLSNDELYDVFDKWNQGDLSSYLIEISRDIFSVKDDQGGDGYLVDKILDVAGAKGTGKWMSQLALDLGVPSTLVTTAVFARGLSAQKEARVRASKTLNGPSEASNPEMRAAAMKLVGDREAFIEAVRQALYASKIVSYAQGFVQLQAASAEHKWDLNYGDCALLWRGGCIIRAVFLDRIKEAFDENPNLENLLLHPFFEKAVENAQEKWRAVVAAASILGIPVPAFSTALCYYDGYRMARLPANMLQAQRDYFGAHTYQRTDMEGTFHSEWIQLRKAPKNS